The region TTAGGTTTTGCATTGCAAGAACTAAACCTCTGAAATTCAGACCTCTTCTGTCTATTGACTAAGtgtgtttaaaaatgattgCAACCAATCTGAAGAAAAATCttctagaaacatttttaaagctagTCCctgttttaacttattttttgtatgttttttttctcctctagTGAATTTGGTTCAAAAATTGTTACCCTGAagccaataattaaaatattgccaAAATTATTTGAATCACGAGAAAAAGCGGTTCGAGACGAGGCCAAAATGTTTGCGGTGGAAATCTATAAGTGGATTCGTGATGCTTTGCGACCACCCCTCCAGAACATTAATTCTGTACAGGTAAATTTGTCAAGCCAAATTGGATAAAATGTGTAATGCTAAGTGTCTTGTATTTTGCACAGAACTACATGTGACAGTTGCTATCTGGGAAGGAACCCTATTGTAACATGGCTGCCTCAAAGACAATAACTGTTTAGTTTTATTGTCAAGGTTGCCTTTGTTTACTTCAATATTGCAAGTCCCATTTTGTTAGGATGGTACTGCTGATGCTTTCCTTGAATGGATAGCTTTTTTTCCGAATTACATGAAGTGACTAATGTTTCCCCACCCCCTCAGCTAAAAGATCTAGAAGAGGAGTGGGTAAAGGTGCCTCCTTCGGCTCCAAAACAGTCCAGATTCCTTCGCTCCCAACAGGATCTGAAAGTAAAGTTTGAACAGCAGCAGGCAGCAGGTGCAGATGAAGTTGATGGTAAGATTGTAGTAGTTTTGTGCTGCTGGCCTTTGTAATGTTTCCGTAATTCTCTTTGGGGTGTggtacatttattaattctgtCAAGTTTTGAATTATAGAACTGGATAAAGGGATATGCagactgttttatatttataggcCTGTATTGTGTACATCAAGCAGATATAAATGTAATAATGAATTAGTTACTGGTCTGGGAAAATTTTGGAAATGAACTATTTGTGTCATGCTAAAAGTGTATTGTATCTTACCTTTGGCCTTCTCCGTTTTATTTTTAGGAGATGATGAAGAATCTGCCCCTCAGGTTGATCCTTATGAGCTACTTGAAGCAGTGGAGATCCTTTCAAAATTACCTAAAGATTTTTATGAGAAGATTGTaagttaataattttaaacatcacatttttatatGAAGCTGACTGCACATTATTGGTTTAAAATTAGCATAAAGAAGATAATTCTAATATGTAACTGTTCATGAGAAAGTTTAAAAGTATTGGAACAAATTGAGCAATTCAGCTCACTGTTAACCATGAGAGAAAGCTAAATTGCATGTTTGTTGTGAAATGCTGAAAGAAAGTGTATGTACTTGTTACTTTTGGTTACATGAATCATGAGATCTGGGTAAGATGTTGAATTTACTTAGTGTGTAGATGAGGtctcttaaaaacattttttttgtaaaatgcaatGTATCTGATTTTCTTGTTCTGTTTTCTTATCTCTAGGAGGCAAAGAAATGGCAAGAGAGGAAAGAGGCTTTGGAAGCCTTAGAGGTCTTAACAAAAAATCCCAAAATAGAAAATGGAGACTTTGGGGATGTGGTCAGAGCACTTAAAAAGGTAAGAATTGTGCTTTAATTATGATACTAATCTTTTAGTGAGAAAGATGACAAtgctaatgtatttttttttgcttacattttGTAGGTTATTGGAAAGGACACAAATGTCATGCTTGTTGCATTAGCAGCAAAATGTCTTGCCGCGCTGGCCAGTGGTCTCAGAAAGAAATTTGGGACATATGCAGGCCATGTAAGTTTGTTTTCCAATGTTCTTGAGTTACAGCTTCTTGCTCAGGATTACCACCCTGCTTTGTGTTTATGGCTATTGCTAAGACGATTAGGTATTAACTCAGTGTTCGGTTTCATAAGATCATTATTTATTTCGTCAACTTAAAAGGTATCAAGAAACTAGCTGATGGATTGTTTAATGGGACTAAAACATAATTAATCAATAAATGGGACTATTTACATTTTCAAGGTGGTGCCaacaattttagaaaagttcAAAGAGAAGAAGCCTCAGGTGGTACAGGCATTACAGGAGGCCATTGATGCAGTGTTCCTTACTGTAAGTATCATACCCTTTTCCCAGATGTATTTCAAATTCTGAGTTTTGCAAATCCCTTCATGCACTTATTTTTGTAGACTTTTGGTTCTtatgattatatatataaacttaTGTTCTAAACTGTTGGTAATTTCTATTGGTATAGATTGCTcactttttctttccattttataGACGACTCTGCAGAATGTCAGTGAAGATGTTCTGGCCGTGATGGACAATAAAAATCCTTCAATTAAGCAGCAGGCATCTTTATTTCTTGCAAGAAGCTTTCGACACTGCACCCCTTCTACACTGCCAAAAGGTCTCTTGAAACCATTTTGTGCTGCACTTCTTAAGGTATTGTGTACAGCGAGGCATGCTTAATGAATTCATAATGAACTGTTAAAGTGCCCAGTCAAATTAAGTCAGTAGTGTccaaaattaatacaaatattttcttgtggTGCAGCAAATTAATGATTCAGCTCCAGAAGTAAGGGATGCTGCTTTTGAAGCTCTTGGTACAGCAATGAAAGTAGTTGGAGAGAAAGCTGTGAATCCATTTTTGACAGATGTTGACAAGCTCAAACTTGACAAGGTAAGCAGTGAATTCAAAATAGTTCAATAGATTAACAGTTGAGTTTAGAAGCTCAGGAGTTCTTGCTGGTATTTCTTTGtgtcttgggggaaaaaagagcaCACAGTGTAAGAATTGATATGTCTTTGTCACCTTATAATTGTATATTTGTCTAATTTTGGCCAGCCCCATTGCTTAGAAGTGGTTATTTTTAAAGACTGCAGTAATGCCTTTTTTTAATAGATTAAAGAGTGTGCTGAGAAGGTAGAATTGGCAGGTGGGAAGAAAAGTGCAGGAGGAACAGAGAAGAAGGAGAAACCTGTTGCAAAGCCAGAGCCAGCAGCTGAAGCACCTGCCAAGTCAGCAGCGCCTTCCAAAAAGGCACCTATTTCCAAGGTAAGGAGTAAAGAGTAGGGGCAGCATGTTTCCCACACTTGGCTTTTgcaacatttttcagttttttagtCTTGGTGAGGGATGAGGATAAACATACACAAGTCCTGTCACAGCCAGAATTCATTCAGATCACCAGATGCATTCATCCCTCATATGCATGTTtaagtcctgtttttttttcttttttatactgAGTGAATGCTGTAGTCATACTTTTGATGTGCTCTGAGAGTATTGTATAGTAGTTTCCTTACTTTATTTTTCCCCCTAAGGGTACTGGGCCTCCCAAGAAGGGAAAACCTTCAgcagcagctgctgctggtgtgaAGGGAAAGAAAGCAACAGAGACAAAAGAAGTAGTGGAGGCTGAACTCTCTGTAAGTAAAAATGTTGTTATCCACTGGTTGGACATTTTGAAATGAAGAGATGCACTTCAATTTTCTGATGGCATAAACTTGCTCACAGGCTACATCTGTTGGAAACATTGGGCTCAGGGTACCACTCCTATTTAAATACAGATTCCAAGTATTGCTCTAGACAGAACTTTTCACCAAGTAGCTGTTAGCTTCCTGAGCAAACATTATGGGCGCTAGATGTCATTTGTAGGGATGCAGGTTTTGTGAAGGGGCAGTGATTCCCACTCGCAAGATTGATTTCCTGCTTGTAGGTCCATTTATAAAGGTTGAGGCACTATTATGTTTCAGGCGGAAACACCTCAAATTTCACCAAACATTTGGTCACATTTGAGTCACTCTGGCTTCTGTTTTTGACAGATTGAAGTTTGTGAAGAgaaagctgctgctgtgcttcctgcttcttgtatgCAGCTTTTGGACAGTGGTAACTGGAAAGAGAGACTGGCCAGTATGGAGGAATTTCAGAGGGTAAGGctgagccccccccccccccccgtcttaAACTTTCTTGACTGAGGTTTAGAGACAGTGTAATGTGCATTTCAAAGTTTTATTTCCATAGCCTATCATTTTCCACAACCCACATTTATATATTTGGACCTTTTACGCATTTTTGGCAGTGTCTTCAATGGTCAGTCTTATTTTTAGAATATCTGTAAAATACACTCTGCAGAgtattttcttgtttattttcagGCTGTAGAGCAGatggacagaaatgaaatgccCTGTCAGGCTCTGGTAAGGATGCTGGCAAAGAAACCAGGATGGAAGGAGACAAACTTTCAGGTATTTCGTGTTCTGTAATTGTAAACACCGATAAAACAATGGAACTTTTAGTGTTGTttcctaatttatattttgatttGTAGGTGATGCAGATGAAGCTGCACATTGTTGGACTGGTTGCTCAAAAGGGGGTTTTCTCTAAAACCTCTGCTTTTGTTGTCCTTGACGGCTTAGTGGATAAAATAGGTGATGTGAAATGTGGCGCTAAATCTAAAGAGGCCCTCACTGCAATAGGAGAGGCTTGCTCTTTGCCGTGGACTGCTGAACAGGTCAGTGCTGCTGATGAGATTTTAAAGTACTATTGGTATTTACATGTAGACTATATGCTGACTGCTATGTAAAGTACACTTTTTAAACCTCTAAAATTTGTGAATACAAGTGTATTATGAATTAAACCATTCAAATGTTGCAGGTTGTCTCATTGGCATTTGCACAGAAGAATCCTAAAAACCAAGCTGAAACTTTGAACTGGTTAGCAAATGCAATGAAGGAATTTGGTTTTGGAGGGTAAGTTGAAACTAATCATAgtttctgtatatactgtatggggaAAAATTATTTGAGTGCTTTAGCTGTCAAGTTTGAGCTACAGcgagctttatttttttttttgcagaataaaTGTCAAagcttttattaataatgtgaAGACCGCTTTGGGTGCAACAAATCCTGTAAGTATATCCAGTTTTTAGTATGActttagaaaaataattctcAATACCCACATTGTTATGGACTTTGACTAGTACACAggttataaataaaaattttcacTTTAACCAATGAGTAAGTTTTTAGCTTCTGAGCAGCACACTAAATTCTTTCCTCCAGGCTGTAAGAACAGCTGCCATCTCCCTGCTTGGAGTGATGTACTTGTACATGGGAGCACCTCTACGAATGTTTTTTGAAGATGAGAAGCCCGCCTTACTAGCACAGATTGATGCAGAATTTGAAAAAGTAAgatactttttaatttaatgaatgCATTAAATAGTGTTCTGAAGTTCAATTTTTTCTCGGCATCTGGAAAGTGTAAGAGTTTTCCTATTATACTGAATATAATATTGATGCAGTAGATCATTCAGCAACCATATAATCTGCCTTTcaacattttctttcagttaTGGATCAATCCAGCAAAACTATAGTAAATACTGTCATTATTTCATTTCTCGTTAGGTTTTGTAATATCCTCTGTATTAAATAGGCTGTGGTAATGTATACTGTTCAGTACCGTTTCTGTAAGTTTATTTCTCAAAGAGGTTAGAATACAAGCTTTTCTGCACTTTATTCCAAGCTTTTTTCTTAATTGGTTGAGTTATCTGTTTCTGCAGATGCAAGGCCAGTCACCGCCAGCACCCTTTAGGGGAACTAAAAagggaggagaggaagaggtGGAGGAGAAGGAAGAGCAGGAAGAGGAAGGTGGAAACGATATCATGGACCTTTTGCCAAGATCGGACatatggtttgtttttttatttcggGAATGTTATGAAACACTATAGTGTTACTCCTtcataatttttattatttgtgaaggtcttttatacaaaattaaatttctaGGTTTTAAGGGTCTTGAATTTTGACTGTATAAAGGAGTGATTTCCtccctgatgtttttttttgtacagtgaCAAGATTACTTCAGAGCTGGTGTCCAAGATTGGGGATAAAAACTGGAAAATCCGAAAGGAAGGGCTTGATGAATTGACAGCAGTGCTTAATGAGGCCAAATTTATTCAGCCAAATATCGGAGAGCTTCCTATTGCGCTTAAAGGCCGCCTTAATGACTCCAATAAGATCCTGGTATGGTTACTAAACTTTGTTTATATATAATGATAGTAACTCAGGTGGCTGTATTTATAATATacatgtattatatatatataaaattatagTAGTTCAtgtgttggctgcaaaggagcaagtaataggtttattccatgctgaaaagagaagaaagaaaacacatttcggccgtggagccttcttcaggtggcttctgaagaaggctccacggccgaaacggttttctttcttctcttttcagcatggaattaaacctattacttgctccttaTATATAATGATAATGTGTAACACGATGCAAAGGGTTTTAGCAAGCATTTAAAAGGGAGTCAAAATCTTTACCTTGCATTAGTGATCAAGAATATTGAGTTCTGCACACTTTTCTTATGCAGGTGCAACAGACATTAACTATTCTACAGCAGATGGCTACAGCCTTGGGCCCAGGCCTCAAACAGCATGTAAAAAGTCTGGGAATCTCCATTATCACTGTGCTTGGGGACAGTAAGGTACGCATTTTATTGAAACACTTGTTTGTTAAAGCAAGCCAAGCTATAGATTTAGGATCTTTTGTGACTAACTTGGTCTTTTAGAGCAATGTTAGAGCTGCTGCCCTGACAACACTCAATGCATGGGTGGAACAAACTGGCATGAAGGAGTGGCTGGAGGGAGAGGATCTGTCTGAGgagctgaagaaggaaaacCCATTTTTAAGGCAGGAGGTATGAACAGCTGTGAAATACATGTTTAGTATAGCTTTCCTGGATTTATAACTTTTGcattttgttcatttaacaacACAAATCCCCTTTCAAGATCTGTGAATTTTCAAAAAATGGTTGagcagtttttcaaataaagctATTACAATTTATGTAATAAGCTATTACATGGGGGGGAAGAAAACCAAAATAGTTGGAAATGTGCACTTTAATGTCTATTTGGGTTTTGAAGATTTGAACTGCTGTCACATTTCCACAGAATATGAGTatattttctctgattttcagTGTGTTGTAGTAATTTGGGTGTAAGTGCCCAGACCATGGTGAGAGTCATGATTGTTACTATTGATCCTGTCCTCAGTTTTGAAAAcgaaacgattttttttttaaaagaccacATTATATTTGGCCTGCATGACAAAGGCAGAAGTGATCTGAAAAATGACATGTAATGTGTTGGTGCCCTTTTACAGGTATTGGGTTGGCTGGCAGAGAAGCTTCCAACACTGCGCACTGTTTCGCCAGACCTAATGTTTTGCGTGCCCTACCTTTATGCCTGTCTTGAAGACCGAAATGGAGATGTAAGAAAGAAAGCTCAAGATGCTCTTCCAACATTCATGATGCATCTTGGATATGAGAAGATGCTGAAAGCAACAGGCAAATTAAAGGTACTAAAATAATAACCCAGGTATTGATTCAGTCTGTAATGCATACTGCTGAAACCTAATGGTGAATGACTGTTGGGTAGTTGATTATTTCTATCAGTGCACTCTTAAGCTAGAACCACTCAGTGTAATGATGACATTAGTTCTACTCAGACTGTATCtctaatgtattatttttccaAGACTGCTTCCAAGGACCAGGTTGTAGGCATGCTTGAAAAGGCAAGGGCCATCATGCCAGCCAAGCCAGCTGCTCCTGCAAAAGCTGGACCTTCCAAATCAGGAGGCACAGCTCCAGCTGCAAAACAAGCTGCAGGTTAGTTCACGTACTGTTACAGATATGGAAGGCACATTGACATCTTTGTGGTGAcgctacatttaaaaaaaaaaagtcatcaaGGCACATTGTGAAAATCATGTGGTTAAAGTATCATTTCAGGTTAAGGTTGAAAATAGTGATCCTTTTACCCTTTTTCTAAGGGGCATTGTTACAATACTGCACTTGACTGCAGCCTGACGCAAAACATGTCACAAATCTAGCTTGTTTTGCTTTCAGTATTGGCCACACTACTAGCCTATAAGTTTTACAGTTGACTCCCAATGGCCTCCTTTGATCAGTCCTACTAATTATAATTTCTTTGGCATAAACCATGTCTGTTTAATAATATATCAGAAGAAAGATAGCTGGTTGCAGCAACAatggtttcttttgatgctatacaaaaaagtagttttaataaaatataatgtactAACTTAATATGCTAACTGTTTATTATTGCTAGGTCCCACTAAACCCCAGTCTGTCAGCGATGATTCTGGGATCGGTATTGCTGATTCTAAACCTGATTCAAAAAAGACCAAGCCAGCAGCTGTCAAAGGGAAGGTAAGTAACTCACGGGCTTCATAAAAATCAGTTGTCTCTTTGATTTATTAGAATTATGAATTTATTAATGTCGTTTACTATAAAACTTCAGCAAATACAAATCACATGTACCTATAACTTTTCTAGGTAGTACTTTAAAGTATTTTGTAATTGGCTGTTTGAAACATTGTAttagtttttaaattacattattaatCAACTACCGCCTTCACAGTCTATAATCTGGTCAACTACACCTGCTTGTCCTCTCAGGTCTGAGTTTCATTTTCCCTGTTGCTTATGTGACTCAATTTGTAGCTAAAATGAGGGCCTACCTAGGTTTCTAACTATTCTTATGCACTGAAATGTGGTGTACCTGTAGATTTAATTAATATGCAATTATACTTGATCTCTATCTTAAAGTAATTAAGTCCTATTGGCCTATTCCCAATTTTTTTTAACGAAAGTTCTGTAATAGGCAGTTCCAAATCAATTGTGCTAATGAACATTCCGGTTGTGGATTTAGATAACGTACTAAGTTTTCAACTCAGGGTCACTTAACAAATGCTACGCATTCAGTAGATTTATTCGCTCCTATCAATAGCTGAAAGTTTATTTCAGGTTCTTTGGTGTTGAAATTAAACTCTTTGAGTGAACGAAGCCTTAGCATTATTTCTggcttgcattaggaatgtcaGAAATTTCCCATCTAACAGAGCAAGGATTTTTCTGGCAACatcagaatttttatttttaacgaGTTTAGATAAATATAAAGCTTTACTGAGGTATCGTCTTAGGTACTGTAAATAGGCTTAAGTTTGTCTTGGATTCTATGCCTCACGTGCCATCTATAAATACACTGCTTCAGGATATAACTTCTGCCCTGTGTAAATTGTATTCACTTCACTTCCTGTGAATGGTTTTTAATGTGCTCCTGTATACATAAGGACCTGAGTAGTCTAGCTTTAGGACTTAGTGCATGAGAATAGTTCTCCAATTAATCTGAGATCTGTGTGTAAGCCTTTTATTCAGGTCCACCAGATGTTTTGGTAGAATTCTTAATGTGTAATTGTTCTGATTTGTTTAGGAGGTTTACTGTAgggttttttcttgttttattcatgtactgttgcatAGCAGCACATCTTTCTCGAAGCTTAAGACATTTTCAGTGAATTTGTGTGCGCAGTGCactgaattttgttttccatcACTTACAAGTGAGTGACATTTAAGCAGTCTGTTTTCACGTTTTTCAGATGGGATACTTCTTCCTTTTAGGAAAACAAATTTATCTCTGCATTATCTGTTTTGAGCAGAACTGTGACTCCTAGTCAAGGGATTACCCAAAACTATACTTAATCCCTGAAAGCTTCCTTGTATGATCTTTACAAATTAAACCCCATAATTTCTGAAAGAAggaataatgattttttggtTCATCAGCAAATGGTCATTTTTTTGTTGGTAGAAAGCTTCGCAAGATGTCAATGATTCAATGGAAAAGGATAATAGTCTCAATAAACCTAACAGACAATCAAAAGGAAAGCCAAGTAAACAGGTACAAATTTCAGTTTCAAGGAAGGACTGCATAGTCTTACATCACTTGCATGATAATGCTTGTAGTTTTCATAGGGCTCTCACGGGGAATTAACATCTCAAAGTGGGTGAGCAcatctttttttagtttattttagacTGAGGTTGGAGCACTCCTTAACGTTCACTTATCTAGGCACTAGCTTGCACATCGTAGCCCAGGACTACATAGgcaatgtaaaaagaaaagacattgcCTGCCTCATTTCACTTCCCCTTCTAGGACTGGAGTTCCCAAGTGGCAGTGCACTGATAGTTCATCAGTAGCATCACTGGGGGTAGGGATGGTAGTAGTTAGCCAGGTATTCAGCTCCCAGTGCAAGAAACCATAACCTCCTCCGTACCTGGATATGTAGGGTGCCTACAGGCTTGTGCTAACATTGGTCAGGGATTTAATAGGTCTCCAATCAGTGCCTATCCTCCTGTATACCACTGTATGGCCTGTGTAGAATCACAGGTGAGGGGGGATTAGTCAGAGGAGCATTTCTGCAGTTCATTCACTGTTTACAGGGCATTATTTATTGCACGGGTGAGGTGTAAAAACATAATTGATTCCACTTTGCAAAGATGTAACATTTGTTCTTTCAATTTTTACAGAAAGTGCattgcttcatccagttcacttttctgtttctttccaggctgctgctgggaagaAGGCTCCAGTGGTGAAGCCTAATGTCAAAGAAGAGGATGACAAGTCTGGCCCCATGTTCATTTTGGTCCCCAATGGAAAAGAGCAGAGAATAAAAGAGGAGAAAGGACTCAAGGTAAAGTTAATTTGTTACACTTGGCAAAAATGTAAAGTGCATTTGATTATTGTATTTCTCTTGTTGATCGTAGCAGAACAAAGTGTAAAAACCAGTATTTTTCCATGTAGATTTTGAAATGGAACTTCATCACTCCTCGAGATGAATATGTTGAGCAGTTGAAAACTCAGATGGCCACCTGTCTTGCAAAATGGCTTCAAGATGAGTTGTACCATTTTGACTTCCAGCACCACATCAAAGCTTTGTCAGCTATGATTGAGGTACGTCTTATTGTTGTCTATATTAATAAAACTGGTTGCTGTTCctatttgaatgtatttttatgttctGCAATTTAATTACATGCGTCTGTCTTTTTTCTACTGTAATTCAATGTGGATGTCAGTTGCTTGTCTTGATTTTACAGCACATGGAAGAGGAAAAAGATGCTACAATAGGTTGTCTGGACCTGATTCTGAAATGGTTTACTCTGCGATTCTTTGACACAAACACCAGTGTTCTGATGAAGGCACTGGAGTACCTGAAGCTACTTTTTGCTATGCTCAGCAGGGAGAACTATCACCTTACAGAATATGAGGCTTCTTCTTTTGTCCCGTACCTAATACTCAAAGTACGTgtcccttttcattttttttaattgaatgtggAACAAACTGAAAGAATATAATGGATGCAGATTGCCATTTGCACATTACTTGAATTTGATAAATTTGTCCAAGTGAAAAGTTTCTAAGAAtattaagtgttttttaataGCGAATATTATCCCTGATGACGTGCACAATGGTCTAAGTCATCTGTCTTGCACAACTGAAcatcttttcatttaattttccatttatttttatggttTCCCAAAGGTTGGAGAATCAAAGGATGTGGTTCGTAAAGATGTGCGTGCCATCCTCAACATGTTGTGTAAGGTTTATCCTGCCAGCAAAGTCTTCACATTTTTAATGGAGGGGACAAAGTCAAAGAATTCGAAGCAGAGAGCTGGTACGTTTGTGGGATGTCATTAATGGGGTTGTGCTAGAACCTTACATGTTGGCATGTAGAAAAGTAGTTTAAGTTTCGGTTCCCCTTCTTCAAAAAATGAAGCAATATTTGGGAAAATTTcaatttttataaaaatgtaaagttttacatttttgttgtttcccataAGACTGACACATTTTCCACTCTCCCGCAGAATGTTTGGAGGAATTGGGCTGTTTAGTTGAATCGTATGGGATGAATGTTTGCCAACCTACACCAGCAAAAGCACTTAAAGAAATTGCAGTCCATATTGGTGATCGGGATACCTCTGTCCGCAATGCTGCACTCAACACTGTGGTTGCTGTGTATAATGTTTGTGGAGAACAGGTTTtcaaactgattggaaatgtaaGTAGTATGGGTGAGCTCAATGAAAGCAAATTCTCCCTCTGTGCgtgttttcttttgctgttgcaTATTTTCTAGTCCCCTGTGaaaatcaatgtattttaacTTGCACGTTgaataatttgtaaaaatgttgctagcctttaaaattgaaattatacttaaaaacaattcaacaacaaacaaaaatctgtggtctgtgtgaAAGCAATCTGGTGGCTTTTTAAAAGGAACTATTCATTGCTGTTCCAACTTTGAAGTTCTGCCATTTGTAAATGGGTCAGCAGTAAATATCAAATGGTTGTGAAGTGTCAGTTGCTTTGAAAATTGCATTATTTACAACAAGAAATGTAATTCAGATTTGATCTGTGTATTGGCTTCTCCCGAACTTCAATACCCATGCATAGGTATCCAGtcctgagattttttttcccgctgaaatttcacagctttcagaaaaggaaatgaGTATGTTAGAAGAGAGAATTAAACGCTCTGCCAAGAAAGCCCCTCCACCCGTGAAGCAAGTGGAGGAGAAGCCCCAGAGACCACAACCAGGAAATCCAAACGCAAGTTTAATGCGGAAGCCACCCCAAGATGAAGTACCTTCAAAACTAAAGTATGTGAAAGTTCTTTTTTTGCTTGGGAATTTGAAGACACCACTGTAAATCTTTATACTTCttgcttttttcatattaaCATCTGAGGGTCTGTGCTTGTGCTGTTATAAACGTTCCTCATATACGTGCTTTTTATAACTGCATGACTTTCAATCCTAAACTTATTCTTTTAAGTGTGCTTTCTGACTTCTTTCACTGCTTTCCATGGACAGAATTATGTATCGTACATATAGAACGTAAGTATAAAAATTCAGATGAAATTTATTTCCTTACATATTTGTAAAAATGAAGCTGGCTTAAATGTAACAATGGCATTAGGTTTTTTGTTCCAACAGGAGTTAATTCTTTAAGCCCATTAGAGTATTTTTTagtctttgtatttttttgtaattatattATGACTACAAATAAGTGTTTTTTCCTTAATAGTCAAGCACGAACTCAGAATGCACATCCTGAACAGTCTGCTCCTTCAGTTCCTAAAGAGTTCCAGCTAGATCTCGATGTCATTGAAAACGATCACACCAGAGTCAGTGAGCTACCTGACTTGGTACAGCATAAACTGGATGAGCTTTTAGAGCCAGTCATGATACCAGAGCCCAAGTAAGTTATATCTCAatcttttttctgaagtgtAAAATCTATATGGAAGACAAGTATGTAATGTACTTTTTCCCTGGGAGAATTATTTCATAAAGAATTCATTGGCATGTTTCTTGAACGGTGATGATGGCTATAGTGacttttaaataattcagtttTCCTGGAAGGTTAGTTTTTTTCATAGTTCTTTTCAATGGATTGACAGTCTGTCAGATTAGGTCTATTTTTCCAGGTAACTcagcttttgtttctttctgtagGGTTCGTGCCGTTTCCCCACATTTTGATGACCTGCACAGTAGTACAGCCTCCACTATTAATTTTGTCATCTCACAAGTAGCAAGTGGAGA is a window of Lepisosteus oculatus isolate fLepOcu1 chromosome 21, fLepOcu1.hap2, whole genome shotgun sequence DNA encoding:
- the ckap5 gene encoding cytoskeleton-associated protein 5 isoform X2, with the protein product MGDDSEWMKLPIDQKCEHKLWKARLNGYEEAVKLFQRIEDEKSPEWSKYLGLVKKFVTDSNAVAQLKGLEAALAYIENAHVAGRTTGEVVSGVVSKVFNQPKARAKELGTEICLMYIEIEKGEAVQEELLKGLDNKNPKIIVACVETLRKALSEFGSKIVTLKPIIKILPKLFESREKAVRDEAKMFAVEIYKWIRDALRPPLQNINSVQLKDLEEEWVKVPPSAPKQSRFLRSQQDLKVKFEQQQAAGADEVDGDDEESAPQVDPYELLEAVEILSKLPKDFYEKIEAKKWQERKEALEALEVLTKNPKIENGDFGDVVRALKKVIGKDTNVMLVALAAKCLAALASGLRKKFGTYAGHVVPTILEKFKEKKPQVVQALQEAIDAVFLTTTLQNVSEDVLAVMDNKNPSIKQQASLFLARSFRHCTPSTLPKGLLKPFCAALLKQINDSAPEVRDAAFEALGTAMKVVGEKAVNPFLTDVDKLKLDKIKECAEKVELAGGKKSAGGTEKKEKPVAKPEPAAEAPAKSAAPSKKAPISKGTGPPKKGKPSAAAAAGVKGKKATETKEVVEAELSIEVCEEKAAAVLPASCMQLLDSGNWKERLASMEEFQRAVEQMDRNEMPCQALVRMLAKKPGWKETNFQVMQMKLHIVGLVAQKGVFSKTSAFVVLDGLVDKIGDVKCGAKSKEALTAIGEACSLPWTAEQVVSLAFAQKNPKNQAETLNWLANAMKEFGFGGINVKAFINNVKTALGATNPAVRTAAISLLGVMYLYMGAPLRMFFEDEKPALLAQIDAEFEKMQGQSPPAPFRGTKKGGEEEVEEKEEQEEEGGNDIMDLLPRSDICDKITSELVSKIGDKNWKIRKEGLDELTAVLNEAKFIQPNIGELPIALKGRLNDSNKILVQQTLTILQQMATALGPGLKQHVKSLGISIITVLGDSKSNVRAAALTTLNAWVEQTGMKEWLEGEDLSEELKKENPFLRQEVLGWLAEKLPTLRTVSPDLMFCVPYLYACLEDRNGDVRKKAQDALPTFMMHLGYEKMLKATGKLKTASKDQVVGMLEKARAIMPAKPAAPAKAGPSKSGGTAPAAKQAAGPTKPQSVSDDSGIGIADSKPDSKKTKPAAVKGKKASQDVNDSMEKDNSLNKPNRQSKGKPSKQAAAGKKAPVVKPNVKEEDDKSGPMFILVPNGKEQRIKEEKGLKILKWNFITPRDEYVEQLKTQMATCLAKWLQDELYHFDFQHHIKALSAMIEHMEEEKDATIGCLDLILKWFTLRFFDTNTSVLMKALEYLKLLFAMLSRENYHLTEYEASSFVPYLILKVGESKDVVRKDVRAILNMLCKVYPASKVFTFLMEGTKSKNSKQRAECLEELGCLVESYGMNVCQPTPAKALKEIAVHIGDRDTSVRNAALNTVVAVYNVCGEQVFKLIGNLSEKEMSMLEERIKRSAKKAPPPVKQVEEKPQRPQPGNPNASLMRKPPQDEVPSKLKIMYRTYRTQARTQNAHPEQSAPSVPKEFQLDLDVIENDHTRVSELPDLVQHKLDELLEPVMIPEPKVRAVSPHFDDLHSSTASTINFVISQVASGDINTSIQALAQIDEVLRQEDKAEAMSGHIDQFLIATFMQLRLIYNTHMADERQDKEDIVKLYSCIIGNMLSLFYMESLAREASMGVLKDLMHGLITLMLDTRVEDLEDGQQLIRSVNLLVVKVLEKSDQTNILSALLVLLQDSLLATASSPKFSELVMKCLWRMIRLLPETINNINLDRILLDVHNFMKIFPKEKLKQLKSDVPHRTLKTLLHTLCRLTGSKILDHLTMIENKNESELEVHLRRVVKHSIDPSNTKSEKDTEKGAIRADEKMSKAKVSDILSEIFKKIGSKENTKEGLTELYEYKQKYSDADIEPFLKNTSQFFQSYVERGLRMIESEREGKGRIQTSNTGIPQHSTETTTYVPTSSSVPANTNGEEVKPAVYLERLKILRQRHGLENNSKQEERPPLTSLLSKPTVPTVASSTDMLHSKLSQLKESREHYHQELESNQSHVQSGMGSTTTAANLDDLKKRLERIKSNRK